Within Dictyostelium discoideum AX4 chromosome 4 chromosome, whole genome shotgun sequence, the genomic segment AGAATGAATAGAAGTTTCACTTGTGCCAGTCATAGAGATAaaagatgatgaattatgtgaatttgaaattgaaattgaagaagTTGAAATTGGAAGGAATCCATTCTctcttaattttaatttaattaaatttctaaGGAATAAAGTACATTGATGTAATTTCTCTAAACTTGTATATTTACCAACTGATGATgaagttggtgttgttgatgaattattattactattattattattattatctctaTGATGGTGACTattatgatgatggtgatggtgatgatggtgatcattattttctttattattattattattgtttggtgaaattgaaattaaatttggggCTATTACAATTGCTAAGATTTTAGCACTACATTTATTAGTGTAAGCACTTTGAGAAACTTCAGATAAGAATCTAACTAACCATAATAGTAAGGATCTATAAGGTTGAGGAATTGAATCTAATGAAGCTTCAGCAGTTGATTCTTGAGTTGAAGCATAAAGTAAAGTTTCATCATCTAAAAGTGAACAAATcttttttggtaattttgaaAACCAACGTTTAATGAAACATGCAATACCAATAGCATCAACATTTGGATTATTGCTTGTTAATAAAGTACCATTctcaatttctttaatgatTTCAGTGAATGTTAAATCATAATagttatttgttttaaatatacCTTCAATTGAGAACCCATCCAATTCAATAAACTTTTGTTTCAAgtctaataataaacatgGTATATTAAATCCAGTTATCGGGTCAATCTTTGATACAATTGTATTTGGATCAACACCAAATATTGTATTTGTTCTCTTAAACATTAATTTATCCAATGGTTCAATCATTGGATAATGTGATAAAGTTTTATATGGatctaaataaattgaaCTACCATAACTTAAACCTTCTCTATTTCCATTATTTAcagtattaaaaaataatccatATTCATCTAATGGATCGtctatataaataaataaaaaaaaataaaaaaataaaaataaaatgaattaataaattattattattattatttttattatttatattaaattttaaaaaacttacttatttttatattttcattatttaaaagtaatctattaaatgattttaaaatatcagaaattaataaagtaCCTTCTAATTCTAAAATATGACTAACACTAAATTGTTCAACAGATTCAATTTGTAAATAGAATGGTAAAGTTGGAGCAACTCTTTTTGAGTCAGAGTGTAAACTTTttgaagaatttttaaaatgtaattttatgttattccaaaaattaaatgatgaaaGTGTACGACGTTCATCTAATAACATATCAAATTTCTGATTTATATTTGGATTTTGATTCTTTGTACCTGATAaatgtaatttaaaatctttaaattcaactAAATTATCAGGTATTGGATATCTATTTTGTTGAATTGAAAAcgctatattattattactacctaAACTACCTGTTGAACTATTTGATTGAATTGTATCTGTACTACTcgctatattattattattattattattattattattattattattattattattattattattattattattattattattattatcatctttatctttattattattattattattattattattagctaTATTACCACTATTTGTTAAAGGATTTGTTGAAATACTATTTTTCCTTCTATTTATatgattttcaatattttgttgttgatgatttgaaatttctGAAGTATaatcttttgaaaatgataatggaCTTGCATCAGAATATGAACGttgtttattttgttgttgttgtaaatttaaaatttgatgattACCAACGGTTGTAATGGTTGGTGTATTTGAAAGAATTTGACTATTTTCAAGATCACTTATTACTAAAGGTtctaatgataatgatgatctATATGATTGTGACGGTGAAGATGATGAGTTTGAACTTGACGATGattgatgatttaaaaaaattgaagatgaagatgatgataaaattgaatttgatctacttaatttaattaatgatggtAAATAATGTAcaatgattttataattaatttcttttaatgtaTCAGAtggattaaaatttaaaacgaTTTCTTTATTCAAGAAAACTACTTTAACTTTTTGAGTCATACGTTTAAATTCAACTTCATCCATATGTTTTAAACCGAGTTctgtaattgttttattacgATCAACAAACCATAACCCATCCTTTGTAATTAAACTATAATCTTCTAATAAATCCTTTTCAATATATTGATATCTTgtacaaattttatttaaaacttcaCCTAATGTACTATCatcttcaaaatcaaatgcttcaattgattcttgttgttgtagttgttgttgttgattttgtagTTGTTGAGTTCTAACAAATGTTCCAAAATTTCTTGGTGTAGTTGGTGCAGAGTCATaatgttgctgttgttgttgttgctgttgtaatatattattattacttgattttaatgatgaggttgaattatttaaactatttgtTGATGAAGAACGTTCACGATTGGTACCTCTTGGTGAAATaccaattatatttaaaaatgatttcttATGTTCTAATGGAGGTGGTGCGTTTACGcgtggtgatgatgttgacgatgatgattgtATAActtcattaccattatttcttggtgatgatgatgtagatgatgaattgtttaaattattttcagttaaatttaattttggaattgaaaatggttttGAACCTAATGTAGTTGGTGATGGTGCACTATTTCCAATAGAACTTGTATTAg encodes:
- the gacG gene encoding RhoGAP domain-containing protein, with translation MASIFLNKKTIETNNFIFNDNRPKNIKIVDKIKSSTVEFFHSIQKHIQQVKVENNNNNNNNNNNSENNKYKRSQSEENINNYIQNHFNPPQPQKKRNILFIFQNLINSGNSNNNNSSNSSCNSTPSTSPSSTPRSTNSPRSTYSPRNNNNNFTESSSDNQQFDITFNMVVEKERVILTVKVPEVGLTKKILFDKVETIKDAILLVIEKLPPGCLDASEYNLFLPQKNQWCKIDSRFSKYQFKENQEIEFKKDSRGGVSHMLSNVGNLLTRPYRTIYIKLPEIVTVGTLPPLQINGQIGDLPSLNNSLNNSLNNISSSSSGGTGGGSGTTAAATGSSLSNSNSNSNLQNSQSANNSPIIHRRRTSSFSYDPNIHHSSLTHSNSNSNLISTNTSSIGNSAPSPTTLGSKPFSIPKLNLTENNLNNSSSTSSSPRNNGNEVIQSSSSTSSPRVNAPPPLEHKKSFLNIIGISPRGTNRERSSSTNSLNNSTSSLKSSNNNILQQQQQQQQHYDSAPTTPRNFGTFVRTQQLQNQQQQLQQQESIEAFDFEDDSTLGEVLNKICTRYQYIEKDLLEDYSLITKDGLWFVDRNKTITELGLKHMDEVEFKRMTQKVKVVFLNKEIVLNFNPSDTLKEINYKIIVHYLPSLIKLSRSNSILSSSSSSIFLNHQSSSSSNSSSSPSQSYRSSLSLEPLVISDLENSQILSNTPTITTVGNHQILNLQQQQNKQRSYSDASPLSFSKDYTSEISNHQQQNIENHINRRKNSISTNPLTNSGNIANNNNNNNNNKDKDDNNNNNNNNNNNNNNNNNNNNNNNNNNIASSTDTIQSNSSTGSLGSNNNIAFSIQQNRYPIPDNLVEFKDFKLHLSGTKNQNPNINQKFDMLLDERRTLSSFNFWNNIKLHFKNSSKSLHSDSKRVAPTLPFYLQIESVEQFSVSHILELEGTLLISDILKSFNRLLLNNENIKINDPLDEYGLFFNTVNNGNREGLSYGSSIYLDPYKTLSHYPMIEPLDKLMFKRTNTIFGVDPNTIVSKIDPITGFNIPCLLLDLKQKFIELDGFSIEGIFKTNNYYDLTFTEIIKEIENGTLLTSNNPNVDAIGIACFIKRWFSKLPKKICSLLDDETLLYASTQESTAEASLDSIPQPYRSLLLWLVRFLSEVSQSAYTNKCSAKILAIVIAPNLISISPNNNNNNKENNDHHHHHHHHHNSHHHRDNNNNNSNNNSSTTPTSSSVGKYTSLEKLHQCTLFLRNLIKLKLRENGFLPISTSSISISNSHNSSSFISMTGTSETSIHSSNSPISSSISRSPSLTDIVEE